The following nucleotide sequence is from Juglans microcarpa x Juglans regia isolate MS1-56 chromosome 6D, Jm3101_v1.0, whole genome shotgun sequence.
ACATGTAAGTTAGCTTATTCCTTGTCTACTTAGGATAAACTCAACCCTAATATGGCTAAGTTGGCAAAACTATAAGtgataaatttccaaaaatattctTGTAGGTTCAAGACCAGTGTACCACCAACCCACTTGATGTGTTTGCTGATCTATATGCGTTAGCTTGTGGTCCTGACCGTTGAATTGCATCATATGCTGCTTgcattataaataaaaaaggttcCATACTAAGCAATGTGAACTTTGGCGGCGTACACAAAATTCAGGGGTATTGGTAACTGGTGACCATCAGTCTAATAATGTAGACTTCTATGGTGTTATCAATGATGTCGTGGAGTTACACTACATGGGATGACTTCGGGTGTACTTGTTCAACTGTAATTAGTTTGACATTGGTGATCGGAAATGAGGGGTACAAGTGGATGACCATATGACTAGTTTCAACATGGACATGACTTGTTATAAGGATGAACCATTTGTGTTGGCATGCTAGGCTTCCCAGTGTTTTTACATTAGAGATATAAGGATGAAAGGAAGTTGGTATGTTGTGCAAAAGTACACAAATAAGAATCTATACGACATTCCTCTAGTGCCAAGGGCATTAGTAGATATTGATGGCAAATCAAGTGATGATGATACCTATCAAGATAATGAATCATCATATGATTATGCACCTTTGCAGTGCGATGCATGTCCAGTGTCAACTCCACTAAGTAAGACTGACATAGAACCTAGACATATTGCGCTTATATTCATCACTGTCGGAATTGGGTTCAAGCTTTCCCCAGCCCCTTCTCATCAATGGACTTCTGACGTATACGAAGGAGTGCGGTTCGTTCGATAAATTTCTACCTCTCTATCTATCTCTGAGATGTTTGgatttttcaaaactccatgGACATGTAGAAGAGAAATTCTATACCTACTCGGACCAAGACATAACTTTTActtgttcaaataaaattaaggtGAAGCAAGGTCAGGAACAGCGAATCTCTTTATGATAAACAGATTCATTTTGCAAGTTCGTTATTACGGGTAGTTCCTACAAAGGATCGGACTAATGACGTATACAATACTTGAATTCTCGATGTAGATGCTACATAGTTGGTTCTCATCCTTTAGAGACTACGAGTGTAATAGGAGCATCCGTCGACAAAAGGATCACCCTAAGATGATCATCCCATGGCTATTAAGAACGAATCAAGTCATGGAGACAGGTAGTTAAGGCAGAAATCTAGTAGGCTTTATTGACGACACCATGGTTGCATCTAGTTCAGGCAATGCTTATGGTCATGGGGAATATTCAGATGAGGAAGACCTATCTACCGATGAAGAGTCTGTGTCAGAATAGACAAATTGCCAAGAAACTGATAATGGGTAAAATACCATAACGTTTAACTAACCGTTAGGAATGTACACTTAGTTGGGATTCTtggaaatgtatttttttttcttgtacatTACGTTGAAAATAAATACTATAACATGTGTATTCTTGTTTGTACACTTAGTTGGGAATGTATCTTCACACTTGTGAAGAGTATAAGTGCTTTGAGGATAACTTCATAAATTATTCTATACAAAAGAGTGGGGTGTAGAGAGTGATAAGCATCTAGTGAAGACAAGAGAAGTCAGTAAGGGTGGCAGATTTGGATTTCAACTTTGCCACCATTTGCTCCCACTAGATAAGGAACTAAAATGGTAGAGGTATTTTAACAACAAATCACTGACTATTGGGTCTCTGGCTAGAGTTTTTTTCTCTGGATAGAGTTTAGTCCCTTAGTTGGTTTTGGTTGATCTGAAGAGGGGATAATGGAGGATGATCTAGCTAAACAATGGGAAGGGCTCAGTCTCACTGAGAAGGAAACAGAGGAAGTAATCCTGAATATAAACTCGTCTGAAGCAACTGAACAATATGGCAAGTTTTGCCTGCTGGGTATGATCATTGCTGAGAAACCAGTAAATCGAGAAGCTTTCAAGTCCACAATGGCCAAGATATGGAGATGTGAGAGCTGGTTCAAGTTCTCAGAAGTAGGTACGAACAAGTTCCTAGTTGAGTTCAATAAAGAGGAAGACCTGCAGAAAGTTATCAAGGGTAGACCCTGGTCCTTCGACAGATGGCTACTATGCTTGCAGGTATTTGAAGGGAATAGGTTCATAAATGAACTCCTTTTCAATAAAGAGGAATTCTGGGTGCATGCATACAATATGCCATTCTCAAGCATGACCTACGAAGTTGGAGTTCAGATTGGTGGTTGTATTGGTCGAGTGATAACTATCCAAGTGGATGATAGAGGGATTGGTTGGGGGAAATTCTTGAGAATAAGGGTGGAAGTCAACATATCAGAAGCGTTGCTTAGGGGGGTGTTCTTATCATTTGCAGGCAAAAAGACTTGGGTTCCTCTCAAGTACGAGCGCCTTCCTACCTTTTGCTTTAAGTGTGGGGTTATCAAGCATGCCAAATCAGGCTGCTCGGTAAGTTCACTTGGAGACAGCAAGTTGCAGTATGGAGCATGGCTGCGAGCCCCAGCAACAAAGGACAGCGAGGACCTTCACAAAACCTATGGCAATGTAGACACTCAGCATTATGCAGAAGGTCAGTCATGGAGGAAGGAAAGGGAGGTCAGGGATGATGgtaaaaaaaaagcccaaatcaACTGCAGAAATCCTAGAAACATGCATGACTGACGTTGACAACACAGGCAACGAAAAGGCTACTGAAAAGCTGCTTTCTCCTAGGCTGGCTACAGAAACACTCCAGAAGCCTATTAAGGTAAGCCCCTGTGCACTTAACTTGGAAAGCTCAGGGCTGACTTCTCTCGATGAGGATGCTTGTTTCATGCAAGGCATCGAGGGTGCACCAAGCGTGCAGTAGAAAATTCAGGGAAGGACAATACCCAACAGGCAGGCCTGGGCCTTGAGGGTTGTCTGGACCTGAGAGCCCAAGCCTCATCCTTGGCCCATTTTGTCTCGGGCCAGGTCCAAGAATTGGAGAAGATAAAAACAAGAGCTAGCTGGAAAAGGAAAGCTAGGAACAAGCGCTTTGAAAGCCTTGTAGCTGGTCTTGAGGAGAACAAAGCAAAAAGCCCATTTGGTAACAAGAGAGTTATTACTAGATTGATAGCAGAAGGGGCAGTACATGCTTTGAAGAAAGCAAAACATGGGGCTTCTCCTGTGAATTATCCTGGCAGAATTGATATGGTGGAGGTTGTGGATCAGCCCCACCATTTACCATGAGTTgcctaagttggaactgtcgagggcttgggaaccctcggacagtgaATAATTTGCATCTCATGGTGCAAAATAAGTCCCCAAACTTTGTTTTGTTAATGGAAACAAAGTGTAACAGACTAAAGATTGAAACAGTCAAAAGACAACTGAATTTTGAAAACAGTTTTGTGGTGAACTCAAAAGGCTCATGTGGAGGCTTGACCTTCCTGTGGAAAGAAGAAACAGATGTTGAAGTCTTGT
It contains:
- the LOC121235381 gene encoding uncharacterized protein LOC121235381; this encodes MEDDLAKQWEGLSLTEKETEEVILNINSSEATEQYGKFCLLGMIIAEKPVNREAFKSTMAKIWRCESWFKFSEVGTNKFLVEFNKEEDLQKVIKGRPWSFDRWLLCLQVFEGNRFINELLFNKEEFWVHAYNMPFSSMTYEVGVQIGGCIGRVITIQVDDRGIGWGKFLRIRVEVNISEALLRGVFLSFAGKKTWVPLKYERLPTFCFKCGVIKHAKSGCSVSSLGDSKLQYGAWLRAPATKDSEDLHKTYGNVDTQHYAEGNEKATEKLLSPRLATETLQKPIKVQELEKIKTRASWKRKARNKRFESLVAGLEENKAKSPFGNKRVITRLIAEGAVHALKKAKHGASPVNYPGRIDMVEVVDQPHHLP